In Salmo trutta chromosome 28, fSalTru1.1, whole genome shotgun sequence, one DNA window encodes the following:
- the LOC115166385 gene encoding interferon-related developmental regulator 2-like, whose translation MDGGRNGVKGESGASDDELASDVLSHYSSASESASVVDEATGGGANTSTTSLRKGGGEEQAAAATVCAQLCVQLGGGDEGEEGFKILRPVLSAIMIDGCASVSARQSCARALGMCCYVSAAEDGEDLVKSMSHLESVFTMSYPNREGTLPTPNAGAPGLHSAALHFWALLVTLCPASRLNVLLDLHLPKLQACLESSDVNYRIAVGETIALLVELGRDIDREFEFEDSDTLCECLKGLATDGNKHRAKNDRRKQRTIFREVLHYIENEDFSEEKIRFGVEGIYIDSWMRRRVYDAFKEVLESGVRHHLQYNPLLRDIFGLGPPLILDSSVKSSKISRFEKHLFNSAAFKARTKLRNKVRDKRADVM comes from the exons ATGGACG GCGGGAGGAATGGGGTAAAGGGCGAGTCAGGTGCCAGTGATGATGAGCTGGCGTCTGACGTGCTCAGTCACTACAGCAGCGCCAGCGAGAGCGCTTCAGTCGTGGACGAGGCCACTggtgg TGGTGCGAATACTTCAACAACGAGCCTGCGCAAGG GTGGTGGAGAGGAGCAGGCTGCAGCGGCCACAGTGTGCGCCCAGCTGTGCGTGCAGCTCGGCGGGGGGGACGAGGGTGAGGAGGGTTTCAAGATCCTCCGGCCCGTCCTCAGCGCCATCATGATTGACGGCTGTGCCAGTGTGTCCGCCCGCCAGAGC TGTGCCCGAGCGCTGGGTATGTGCTGCTACGTTTCTGCTGCGGAAGACGGAGAG GACTTGGTGAAATCCATGAGTCACCTGGAGAGTGTATTCACCATGTCGTACCCCAACCGCGAGGGCACCCTGCCCACCCCCAATGCCGGTGCCCCAGGGCTCCACAGCGCCGCCCTGCATTTCTGGGCCCTGCTCGTCACCCTCTGCCCCGCCTCCCGCCTTAATGTGCTGCTGGACCT ACATCTACCCAAGCTACAGGCCTGCCTGGAGAGCAGCGACGTGAACTACAGGATAGCTGTGGGGGAGACCATAGCCTTGCTTGTTGAACTGGGAAGAGATATAGACAGG GAATTTGAGTTTGAAGACAGCGACACGCTGTGTGAGTGCCTGAAGGGCCTGGCCACCGACGGGAACAAGCACCGTGCCAAGAACGACAGGAGGAAACAGCGCACCATATTCAGAGAGGTGCTACATTACATAGAG AACGAGGACTTCTCCGAGGAGAAGATCCGCTTTGGTGTGGAGGGCATCTACATCGACAGCTGGATGCGCAGGAGGGTCTACGACGCCTTCAAAGAGGTGCTGGAGTCTGGAGTGAGACACCATCTTCAG TATAACCCGCTGCTGAGGGACATATTTGGCCTGGGACCCCCCCTGATACTGGACTCGTCTGTCAAATCCAGCAAGATCTCTCGTTTCGAGAAG